CCGCGACCGCGACTGCCCTCTGGGCCGGCGTCCCGCAGGCGGTAGCTGCCGGTCCCGCCGACGTGGGACTGCTCGCGGCCGGTCCCGCCGCTGCCCAGGCCATGGCCGCCAACCAGGCGGACCACGACGATCCCGCTGATCACAACTGGAACAGCGGATCCGTCGTGCCCGTGACGCTGACCGGCGGCTCCGCCACCTCCGCTGGCCCCGGCATCAGCGTCAGCGGCGCGGTGGTCACGGTGACCACGGCAGGCACCTACCAGTTCACCGGCACGCTCACCAACGGTCGGATCGTGGTGAACGCGACCGGGACGGGGATGGTCCGACTGATCCTGGCCGGCGTCACGGTGAACAACTCCACCGGGGCCGCGCTGCAGGTCGATGCCGCTGGTGAGGTGATGGTGGTCCTGGCCGCAGGTACCACCAACCGGCTCAGCGACGCCAGTAGCTACGTCTACCCCGACCCGACGGTGGACGAGCCCAACGCGGCCCTGTTCAGCAAGGCCAATCTGACGATCGCCGGCACCGGCACGCTGGACGTGCGGGGCAACGCATACGACGGAATCGCCAGCAAGGACGGCCTGGTGGTCACCGGTGGGACGATCGTCGTGAACGCTCTCGACGACGGCATCCGAGGCAAGGACTACCTGCTGGTCGAGGGTGGCACGGTCACCGTCACCGCCGGCGGGGACGGGCTCAAGTCCGATGAGGACGGCACCGCCGCGGCAGGCTACGTCGCCGTCGCCAACGGGACCGTGACGGTGACCGCGAGCGGGGACGGCGTCGACGCGGCCAGCGACGTGGTCGTCTGGGGCGGTGTGCTCGGAGTGCGGGCCGGCGGCGGCAGCAGCGTCCCGGTCGGCAGCTCCTCCACCAAGGGAATCAAGGCCGGAACGCTGCTCGTGGTCAGTGAGGGGCGGGTCACCGTCGACTCCTCCGACGACGGGGTCCACTCGGACGGGGCGTTGACCGTTGACGGCGGCACCGTGACGGTGGCCACCGGTGACGACGGCCTCAAGGCCGGCTCGACCCTGACCGTCGCCGCCGGTTCGGTCACCGTCAGCCGTTCGTACGAGGCACTGGAGGCGTTGAAGGTGTCGGTGACCGGGGGAACGGTCAACGTGACCGCCACCGACGACGCGGTCAACGCGGTGGAGGAGGGCCTCAACGAGTTCGTGATCGCCCCGAACGCGTGGATCCGGATCTCGGGCGGCACGCTGGTGGCCAGCGGTGGCACCGACGGGCTGGACTCGAACGGCACCTTCACCCTGTCAGGTGGCACGGTGGTGGTGAGCGGGTCACCCACCCGGGGCGGTGGCGAAGGCGGCCTGGACTCCAACGGCGCCGCCACCTTCACGGGCGGCACGATGCTCTCCTCCGGGCTCAGCGCCTCCACCGTCACCCTGCCGACGAGCGGCCAGGGCTGGGTGTCGGTGCGGTTCAGCGCCGTGCAGGCGGTCGGCACCATCGTGCACCTGGCCACCACCTCCGGTACGCAGCTTGCGACCTTCCGGGCCGAGAAGCGGTTCCAGGAGGTCGTCCTCACCAGCAACCAGATCACCCGGGGCGCCAGCTACCGGGTCTACACCGGCGGCAGCGTCTCGGGTACGGCGGTCGGTGGCGGAACGTACCTCGGCGGCACCCTCTCCGGGACGCTGCACTCCACGGTGGTCGCCGGTCAACGTACCGGTGGTGGGCCGCGCCCCTGACCAGCGCAGAGGGCAGTAGCCCCGGGTAGCCGCCTTCGGGATCCAGGGCCTCCTCCTCGGGGGCCCTGGACGACCCTTGCGCCCAGGTGGTCGGCGGACCGCGGTGCCCGTCGTCATGGACTCATCGGTCTCCCCGCTCCACCACCCGTAGGGTGTAGCCGGCTCCGCGCACGGTCTGGATCAGGGCGGGGCCGAGCCCGTCCAGCTTGCGGCGTAGCGAGTGGACGTAGGACTCGACGATCCGGCCGTTGCCGCCGAAGTCGTATCGCCAGACGTGGTTGAGGATCTGCGCCTTGCTGACCACCGACTCGGCGTGCACCAGCAGGTACCGCAGCAGGCGGAACTCGGTGGGGGAGAGCGCCACGAGCCGGTTGCCTCGGCGTACCTCGTGGGTGCTCTCGTCCAGTTCGAGGTCGGCGTAGGCGAGCAGTCGGGAGCCCGCGACGGACGACAGGTCCGGGCGGCTGCGGGTCAGGATGGCCCGGATCCGCAGGATCACCTCCGCCAGGTTGAACGGCTTGGCCACGTAGTCGTCGGCACCGAGGGCCAGCCCGGTGATCCGGTCCTCGACGCTGGCGCGGGCGCTGAGGAAGAGCACCGGCACCTGCCGCCCGGTCGCCCAGAGCAGGTGCGCCACCTCGAAACCATCCAGGTCGGGCAGGACCACGTCGAGTACGACCAGATGCGGATCGAACTCCTCCGCCGCCGTCAGCGCTGCCCGTCCGGTGCTCACCACCCGCGTCTCGTACGCGACCATCCGGAGGGTGGAGGCGAGCAGAGCAGCGATGCCCGGCTCGTTGTCGACCACCAGGATGCGGGCGGCCAGGGCCCGGTCCGGCGGTGCCGGCGATCGACCATTCAAGCAATGAGCATCGATATGCATGAGGTGTGCCTACGGGAGCCTCCTGTGTGTCAGCTGTGCGTGAGCTGTCAACCGCGTGGCGACCGGAGGCGGTCGGCAGGCCTGGCCATGGGGGAAGCTGCGGTCGACCGGCCGCCTCCGGGAGCAGTCGGAGGCGGTCGGGCCGCGGTAGACCCGGCGAAGGCCTACCGGACGTGGATCAGCAGGGTGTGCCCTGGCGGAAGCTCCGCTCGACGAAGGAGGCCGGGCCGACCTGGAAGTAGCCGACGCCCGGCCGGATCGGGTGGCCGGTGAACAGCTCGACCCGGGGGCCGTACCGAACCAGGTAGGCCGTGGCGGTGCCGGCGTCGTTGCTGATCAGTGCGCCGCGGGTGCCGTAGGTCTGCGCCAGGTCGGCGAAGGAGTCACCGACCCCCGCCCCGGCGGGTGAGTGGGGCGGGTTGGTGGCGGTGCCGATCGCCACCAGGCGGCCGGCGCGGAAGGTGAGCAGGATCTTGCCGGCCCAGCTGCCGGTCACCCCGGCGATCACCACGTCGTCGCAGCCGCCGGGTGCGGTCGAGTCGATCAGGCCGGCGGCGGACAACGTGGTCAGGCTGGCGTCGATGCGGAACGGGCCGGCGCCGCCGACGCTGAGGATCTGGGTCTGCTCGGCCCGTACCCCGGCGGGTGGGCCGGCCTGGGCCGGTGCGGGAGCGCCGACCGGGACGGCCAGGAGGCCGACGGCGGCCAGGACGGCGACGGCGACGCGGGCGGTGGGACGCGTCATGGTGATCACCTCCGGTGATCGGAGAAACCGCCGGCCCGGCCGGACCGGCGGTGGGAGGACGGTGTCCCCGCAGGCTAGACGCGCTGCGTCCGGAGCGGTCCCACAGAGTCCGAGATCGGACCGACCGACCATCACCGTCGATGTCATGCCGTCCGGTGTGGTCTCAGACGGCGAACCGGTCCACCCGGGACCGGGCCCGGCGTACCGCGACGACCAGCCACATCCCGGCCGCGAGGGTGAGCGCGCCGAGCAGTGCGACGAGCACCGGCAGCCGGTCCGACAGGGTGGCGGGCAGACCCCAGGAGCCGTTCTCGTCGGGGAAGGTGATCTCACCGGTGAACTCGCGGTGGATCCGTCCGCTCTCCAGCCGGAGCCGGGCCTGCCAGGGGCCGTTGGGTAGCTGCCGGTCCAGTCGCACCTCGGCGTGTGCGGTGCCGCCGGGGGCGACGGTGGTGCCGACGGTGACACCGAACGGCCCGGCGGAGAGTCCACCCGGTCCGTCGGAGAGCCACAGCCTGCCGGAGAGGTCCAGGGCCCGTTCCCCGGTGTTGCGCACCGTGGCCCGGACGATCGGCAACCCCTCCTCGGTACGCCCCGGAACGAGCTTGTCGATCTCGAAGTCCGACGGCGGGTCACCGCCGGGGCCGACGTCGAGGTAGAGCCGGATGCCCGTCCGGTTGATCTTCTGCACGTTGCCGTGCTCCGGGTCGGGCGCCGCGCTGGCGACCGAGGCCCAGATCACCCCGTAGCGTTCGCCGCGCGGCGCCGAGGGCGGGATCTTCACCGTCGCGCGCAGCGTGGTGGTGCTGTGCGGTGGCGCGACGAAAGCGGGCTGGTCGATCCGGACCCACTCGGGCAACTCGTTGACCTGCGGGTCGGTCGACGGCACGAACTTGTTGTCCCGGATCTCGGCGGTGCCTACCGACATGGTGATCCGCTGGGGTCGAGGGGAGGTGTTGGTCACCGCGAAGCGTCGGGTCATCTCGGTGCCGGGCTTCATGTGGTCCACGATGTACACCTTGGCGCGCGGGTCGTCGTGCCGGTCGGCCGACGCCTCCAACAACTGGATGCCGATGCTGCCGTCCGACTTCCCCTGCTTGTCACCGGTGTCCCGGTCGCCTTCGGCGGCGACCGGGACACCGGTGACGGCGAGGAACAGCAGGACGACGAGCGACACCAGGGGCGTACGCCATCGCGACTGTTTCGCCGGGATCATCGATCAGGCGACCGTGTGGGTGATCGTGCCGGTGAACGTGCCGGCGATGGCGGTGATGGGGATGGCGACGGTAAGCAACGGGTCCCAGGTCGCCGAGTTGTTCCCCGTCTCGGTGGCCACCACGGTGTGGCTGAACGCGGTGACGGGAGCCGTCAGGGCGTCTCCGTCCGGCGGGGGCGGCGGGCTGCAGGTGCCCGGCTGGCCCGGGACGAAGGTGCCGCTGCCCTCGGTCGCGGTGGCGTCGCCCGAGCAGTAGTAGACGGCGCTGGCCGGGATGCTCGTACCCGGGTCGGCGCCGGTGCCGGTGATGAAGCTGGTGCTGCTGACCGTGGCGGTCCAGCTCGGGGTGGCGCTGGCCCGCAGGTCGTCGACGGTCACCGCGCCGAGCTGGCCGTACGCGTAGCCGCCGGGCGCGCCGTTGTTGGTCAGCGCCACGGGGCCGTCCGGCACGGTGATCTGCAACGCCCCCGCGGTGACGTCGAAGGTGACCGTCGTGTCACACTCGATGGTCTCCAGACAGGTGCCCGCGTACGCGGGCGTCGCGGTGAGCACCCCGGCCACCATCACTGCGGCCGTGCCGATGAGTGCCATCGACGTGAGTCGTCTCTTCACTGGCTTGTACCTCCTGGGTCGGTGATCGCTGCCGGCTCAGACTAGGAATCACGTAGGCGTTAAGCCCTTTTTGTCCGGTTTAGTCACACCACTGGGTGAATATCCAGGTCGTAGTGCTTGCCGCGGGCCCGACCGGATGACTGAAGGTGACGTCCGGGCAGCAGTCCGCGTGGCTCGTCGCCGGCCGCCAGTCGATCTCGGTAGGGTGGGCCGTCGGCCTTGACCAACCCATGATCACGATCCGGGGGGACGCCACGCATGGGCGATTCGTTCGCGCATCTGCACGTGCACACCGAGTACTCGATGCTCGACGGGGCGGCCCGGCTCAAGGACCTCTTCGCCGAGGCCAAGCGGCTGGGCATGCCGGCGGTGGCGATCACCGACCACGGCAACATGCACGGCGCGAACGACTTCTACAAGCAGGCCATGGCCGCCGGGGTCAAGCCGATCCTGGGCGTCGAGGCGTACGTCGCGCCGGAGTCGCGCTACCACAAGAAACGGGTCAAGTGGGGCCGGCCGGAGCAGAAGAGCGACGACGTCTCCGGTAACGGCGCGATCACCCACATGACCATGTGGGCGGCGGACAAGGCCGGCCTGCAGAACCTGTTCACCCTCAACTCGCGCGCCTCCATGGAGGGCCACTACGTCAAGTGGCCCCGGATGGACATGGAGTTGATCGCCGAGCACGCCCAGGGGATCATCGCCACCACCGGCTGCCCGTCGGGGGCGGTGCAGACCCGGCTGCGGCTGGGCCAGTTCGACGAGGCGCTCAAGGTGGCCTCGGCGTACCAGGACATCTTCGGCAAGGAGAACTACTTCCTGGAGATCATGGACCACGGTCTCGACATCGAGCGCCGGGTCCGTGAGGGGCTCACCGA
Above is a window of Micromonospora yangpuensis DNA encoding:
- a CDS encoding carbohydrate-binding domain-containing protein, with product MRLSPRPGPDGGRRAPARTAGRAGLAIVAATATALWAGVPQAVAAGPADVGLLAAGPAAAQAMAANQADHDDPADHNWNSGSVVPVTLTGGSATSAGPGISVSGAVVTVTTAGTYQFTGTLTNGRIVVNATGTGMVRLILAGVTVNNSTGAALQVDAAGEVMVVLAAGTTNRLSDASSYVYPDPTVDEPNAALFSKANLTIAGTGTLDVRGNAYDGIASKDGLVVTGGTIVVNALDDGIRGKDYLLVEGGTVTVTAGGDGLKSDEDGTAAAGYVAVANGTVTVTASGDGVDAASDVVVWGGVLGVRAGGGSSVPVGSSSTKGIKAGTLLVVSEGRVTVDSSDDGVHSDGALTVDGGTVTVATGDDGLKAGSTLTVAAGSVTVSRSYEALEALKVSVTGGTVNVTATDDAVNAVEEGLNEFVIAPNAWIRISGGTLVASGGTDGLDSNGTFTLSGGTVVVSGSPTRGGGEGGLDSNGAATFTGGTMLSSGLSASTVTLPTSGQGWVSVRFSAVQAVGTIVHLATTSGTQLATFRAEKRFQEVVLTSNQITRGASYRVYTGGSVSGTAVGGGTYLGGTLSGTLHSTVVAGQRTGGGPRP
- a CDS encoding response regulator transcription factor produces the protein MNGRSPAPPDRALAARILVVDNEPGIAALLASTLRMVAYETRVVSTGRAALTAAEEFDPHLVVLDVVLPDLDGFEVAHLLWATGRQVPVLFLSARASVEDRITGLALGADDYVAKPFNLAEVILRIRAILTRSRPDLSSVAGSRLLAYADLELDESTHEVRRGNRLVALSPTEFRLLRYLLVHAESVVSKAQILNHVWRYDFGGNGRIVESYVHSLRRKLDGLGPALIQTVRGAGYTLRVVERGDR